A stretch of the uncultured Trichococcus sp. genome encodes the following:
- a CDS encoding DUF6711 family protein: MDELLLVGGRYVKAPQEFSVGYQTIDADTSGRNASGTMVRDIISEKVKLEIKWGPLSDGEIFDILNAVDSAFFDVTYPNPKTGGMATKTFYVGDRTAPLYSWNEKFGAIKWQGLSMNFIEK; this comes from the coding sequence ATGGATGAATTACTGTTAGTGGGTGGGCGTTACGTAAAGGCCCCCCAAGAGTTTAGCGTGGGATACCAAACGATCGATGCCGACACAAGCGGAAGAAATGCTAGTGGCACAATGGTGCGGGATATCATATCGGAAAAAGTGAAATTGGAAATCAAGTGGGGTCCGCTGAGCGATGGAGAGATATTCGACATCCTGAACGCGGTGGATTCCGCTTTTTTTGATGTTACTTACCCTAACCCAAAAACCGGAGGTATGGCCACAAAAACATTCTATGTAGGGGACCGGACGGCACCATTGTATTCGTGGAACGAAAAATTCGGAGCGATAAAATGGCAAGGTCTGTCTATGAATTTTATAGAGAAGTAG